The Gemmatimonas sp. UBA7669 genome has a segment encoding these proteins:
- a CDS encoding Sec-independent protein translocase subunit TatA/TatB: MGLQNFGFMEIMIILVIVLLLFGAKRIPEIAGSLGKGINEFKRNISDAQRQITEPPPAAPRAEQRIAEGAPAAQQEERPEPKRLLQ; the protein is encoded by the coding sequence ATGGGTCTACAGAACTTCGGCTTCATGGAGATCATGATCATCCTGGTGATCGTGCTTCTCCTGTTCGGGGCCAAGCGGATTCCCGAAATCGCGGGGTCGCTCGGCAAGGGCATCAACGAGTTCAAGCGCAACATCAGCGACGCGCAGCGGCAGATCACCGAGCCGCCGCCGGCCGCGCCGCGCGCCGAGCAGCGCATTGCTGAAGGGGCACCTGCGGCTCAGCAGGAAGAGCGGCCCGAGCCCAAGCGCCTGCTGCAGTAA